TTTTGCGTACACAAAAAGTGGCGTTTCGGGTGAGGCTGTGAGTCGTGTGTTCAGCCCCAAGTTGCCAGCCACCAAATCGAGGTCGCCGTCGCCATCGAAGTCGGCGGCCACGAGGCTTCTCCATATTCCTTGCGTTTGGTCGAGGCCGAATGTGGCGGTCGCGTCCTCGAACCTTCCGCCGTTGTATTTAAAAATCGTAATGGGCAGCCATTCTCCTGCGACGACCATTTCGGGGCGGTTGTCGCCGTCGAGGTCGGCAAAAAGCAGGTCGCGCACCATGCCACAGTAGGCAAAGGCTGGCGCGACTTGTGCGGTCACGTTGGTAAATATGCCTTTGTCATTTCTCAAAACATAACTTGTCGGCGTGAGTGGCCAAGAGCCGGGTGTGCACCAGCCGCCGAGAAAAATGTCGAGGTCGCCGTCGGCATCGTAGTCGAAAGCAACGACGGTGCCGCCGCTGTCCGTTATGGCGGGAATGGCTGGTGGGGCGGCGCGTGAAAAATGGCCTTTTCCGTCGTTGAGATAGAGTCGAGGTTGGTAAGCGGGGCTACCCCCTTGGGCGCTATTCCCCCCGCTGGCCACGAACAAATCGAGGTCGCCATCGCCGTCCGCGTCAAACAAGACCATGCCTGTGTCCTCATGTGCTTTGTCGGCCTCCCAGGTTGCTTGGGAGGTTTTGGAAAATTGTCCATTCGCGTTTTGCAAATACAAGGCACCGGCAAACCCGGTGGCGCCACCGATATAGAAGTCGTCCAAGCCGTCCCCATTCACATCGCCGACAGCCATTTCTGGGCCGGGCAACGACAAGCGCCAAGGCAATAGGCGTTCGTGGTCAAAATCTTCATAAGGGTCCTCTTTGTGGACAAAGTCAAGTCCCTTGTTGCCGCTTATTTCGGAGAAAAATTGATTTTGCGGGCGCTCTATGGGGGGCAGTTTGCCGGGTTTTGCGTCGGTGACATGGAGGGTCAGTCGTTGGTTGGCAGGTTGGTTTTGCAGGGTGATGAGTTTGTTGCCGGGCGGGAATAGCACCTCTATTTTGTCAATAGTGGTGAGGTTGCCCAAGCCAAAATGCATCAGGGGCTGGTTGGAAGAAAAGAAGCCTCGCGCGGGCGTGAGCTCCTGCTGCCACATTTTGTCGCCCGCGGTGATGCGGGCGATGGTGTTGAAAGCCGAAGGGTTGCCGGGGGTGCCTTTGAAGGAGAGTTGCAGCCAAGCGCCTTTTTTGTTGTCGGCAGCGGTATTTCGATAGAGGAGGGCTTCGCTTTCAATGTTGTTGACAATCAAGTCGAGGTCGCCGTCACCATCAAGGTCGGCATAGGCGGCCCCATTGGAAAATGTTTTGTCGGTGAATCCCCAAGCGATGGTTGTGTTTTCAAATGTGAGGTCTCCCTTGTTTCGGTAGGCATAGTTGCGCAGCGGCACCGAGGGAATCAAGTTGAGATATTCATAAATAGTCTTGAACACACTTGGCCCGATGCCACCGTGTTTGCGCTGAATGGAGTCGTCGGTGAACTGCACATAGTCGAGGTCCGTCACGTCGCGGCGATACCCATTGGTGATGAACAGGTCTGGCCAACCGTCTTGGTCGAAGTCCTGTCCGAGCACGCTCCAGCTCCAATCGGTCTGAAAAACACCTGCCATGCACCCTGCCTCGCTAAAAGTCGGCAGTTTGCCTCCGCCTCCGTCGCCGTTGTTGATTTGCAACACGTTGCGCATCATTTGGTGGCCGTAGTCGTAACTCAGAAGCGTCTTGTAGCGGTCGGTTTTCATGATGGTGCTCAGTGTTTTTTGTCGCTGATAATCTTCTGCCAACATATCCAGCGCAATCAGGTCGGGGAATCCATCCAGATTGATGTCAGGTGCGTCGGTGCCCATCGTGTGGTTCGATTGGTGCCTGAAGATTTTTTCGGCATGGTCGGTGAAGGTGCCATTTCGGTTGTTGATGTAAAGGAAGTCCGGCTCGATGTAGTCATTGGCGACGAGCAGGTCGGGCCAGCCGTCGTGGTTCCAGTCCAATGCAAGGCTGCTAAGTCCGAAAGCGATATTCTCGACACCTGCCGATTGGGTCACGTCCGTAAATGTCCCGTTGCCGTTGTTGCGAAACAGGCGGTCGGAATCGAATTCGGTGTGCGGTTTTTTGTTGCGCACTATTTTGCCGTCCGGTTGTTGTACCAAATCCATGCGATGGGCCAATTGGAAGTCTGTGGGATAGTTCACTACATACAAGTCAAGGTCGCCGTCGAGGTCATAATCGAAGAAGTTGGCGCAGTTGCTGGCTGAAGGGTCATCTACTTTATATGCTTTGGCGCTTTCGGTAAATGTGTTGTTCTGATTGTTGATAAACAGGAGGTTGCGACGTTGCTCGTTGGGCTGGAGACCGCCCCGGCACACATATATGTCTTCCCAGCCGTCGCCGTTCACGTCGGCGATAGCGACTCCGGTTTTGAACCCTTCTGCCGCTGCGACTCCCGCCGCGTCGGTGATGTCGCGGAATTTGAAGTGGCCTTCGTTTAGGTAAAGCCCGCAGCGTCCGGTGGTGCTGGTGAAGAACAGGTCAGGCAGGCCGTCGTTGTTCACGTCAATCACGCCGACCCCGCCACCGTTGTAAAAGTTGGGGTTGAGAATGATGTTGTTGGCAAAATCCTCTTTCGCCTCGGTCATGAAGCGGATGTTGCTTTGAGCGGAAGGGACTTTTTGAAAAAGCGCGTCGGGAGGGGGAGTGGCATCGTCGTGCGCAGATATTGAGGGTTGCGACTTGTTTTTTTCGCAACAATATGCTCCGAAAAACGCGTATGCAAAGAGTATGAACGCGATTGTATTTGCCTTGAAGGTTGAAATTTCCATGAGCGGAGGAAGTTGTTCAGGAGCAAAGGTATGCTTCGTGTTGCCAAACTTTGGCTCATGTTTCCAACGGGCAGGCAGGCTTTCAAAAAACTTGTCAGTCAATTAGGGGCGTGTGGCCAAACTTTATCTTGCCAATGCAGTTTTTGATGCCATGAAAAAAATAATCGTTGCCGTTGCCGGGTCTTCCGGCTCTATTTATGCGAAGGTGTTGCTCGACAAATTGGCTGGGCTGCAAGGCCAGTGGAGTGCCGTGGGGGTGGTGCTTTCCGACAATGCGAAAATCAATTGGGAACTGGAAATCGGCTCCTCTGATTTTACTCGATACCCCTTTCAATTTTACGAAAAAAACGACTTCTACGCACCATTTGCCTCAGGCTCTGCCCGATATGACACCATGATTGTCTGCCCGTGTTCGATGGGGATGTTGGCCCGCATCGCCACAGGCATTAGCAATGACCTTGTGACTCGTGCCGCTGATGTGG
This genomic interval from Saprospiraceae bacterium contains the following:
- a CDS encoding VCBS repeat-containing protein produces the protein MEISTFKANTIAFILFAYAFFGAYCCEKNKSQPSISAHDDATPPPDALFQKVPSAQSNIRFMTEAKEDFANNIILNPNFYNGGGVGVIDVNNDGLPDLFFTSTTGRCGLYLNEGHFKFRDITDAAGVAAAEGFKTGVAIADVNGDGWEDIYVCRGGLQPNEQRRNLLFINNQNNTFTESAKAYKVDDPSASNCANFFDYDLDGDLDLYVVNYPTDFQLAHRMDLVQQPDGKIVRNKKPHTEFDSDRLFRNNGNGTFTDVTQSAGVENIAFGLSSLALDWNHDGWPDLLVANDYIEPDFLYINNRNGTFTDHAEKIFRHQSNHTMGTDAPDINLDGFPDLIALDMLAEDYQRQKTLSTIMKTDRYKTLLSYDYGHQMMRNVLQINNGDGGGGKLPTFSEAGCMAGVFQTDWSWSVLGQDFDQDGWPDLFITNGYRRDVTDLDYVQFTDDSIQRKHGGIGPSVFKTIYEYLNLIPSVPLRNYAYRNKGDLTFENTTIAWGFTDKTFSNGAAYADLDGDGDLDLIVNNIESEALLYRNTAADNKKGAWLQLSFKGTPGNPSAFNTIARITAGDKMWQQELTPARGFFSSNQPLMHFGLGNLTTIDKIEVLFPPGNKLITLQNQPANQRLTLHVTDAKPGKLPPIERPQNQFFSEISGNKGLDFVHKEDPYEDFDHERLLPWRLSLPGPEMAVGDVNGDGLDDFYIGGATGFAGALYLQNANGQFSKTSQATWEADKAHEDTGMVLFDADGDGDLDLFVASGGNSAQGGSPAYQPRLYLNDGKGHFSRAAPPAIPAITDSGGTVVAFDYDADGDLDIFLGGWCTPGSWPLTPTSYVLRNDKGIFTNVTAQVAPAFAYCGMVRDLLFADLDGDNRPEMVVAGEWLPITIFKYNGGRFEDATATFGLDQTQGIWRSLVAADFDGDGDLDLVAGNLGLNTRLTASPETPLFVYAKDFDSNGSLDPLMGYTQGGKEYPLALREVLLKQLPPLKKKFVRNAPYAYSAMEDLYPRSELNAAKRFHANTLTTCYFENKGGKFILKPLPNEAQIAPTQSLLAADLNGDGRPDLILVGNDYGQQVETGPITAGNGLVMLNIGKGNFKPMPASQSGFWANKDARSLKLLKSAHGKTIFLIGNNSGAMQAFELKTGGAMVQ
- a CDS encoding UbiX family flavin prenyltransferase; the protein is MKKIIVAVAGSSGSIYAKVLLDKLAGLQGQWSAVGVVLSDNAKINWELEIGSSDFTRYPFQFYEKNDFYAPFASGSARYDTMIVCPCSMGMLARIATGISNDLVTRAADVVLKERRRLILVTRDTPLSLIHINNMKSVTEAGGIICPASPSFYSKPTDLEAIAATVVDRVLDLAGFGLESFRWGETE